In the Oncorhynchus nerka isolate Pitt River linkage group LG6, Oner_Uvic_2.0, whole genome shotgun sequence genome, aaactaaaagcatcgTATTTGGAACAAAATACTCACTAAACCTTAAACCTCAagtaaatcttgtaataaatcatgtggaaattgagcaagttgagatgactaaactgcttggagtaacccttgtcgtgtctttactatcattaactgaagactgatagattttatcaaagattctctgtaattagttattacacgatcaactgattaatcacttaactaattaactaggaagtcggggcatcaaggaaaatattcagattacaaagttatcatttcctaaaataacttttcagatattttacctgatcaattagtcttcgaattaatgaatgatttactttacctcacgttagtctcattccaaagacatcagtggaacagccactttacaatagtaaaCTTTTAAGCATCCTATCCTAACTTtaccagtcttcactatgagtcatccatacatcaattgtcttaaataattgatttattactaactacgtaattcacagaaatgcataaacaaacaaacaaacaaggtaaatgtggttacatgaagtgagaatgtgccctagtgggttAAACcagcatggcggcttgttagacaaaagggaagtgggggtcgactaagaagtcactacaaagtgataattataacaattgaaatgctaatcctttgcacatgaacgctcactcattcgggaacaattgcaatcaatatatatatttacgctcagtgtgtcatcttgatcgctggtgaaaagttcatttcttttgtagaattgtacatctctctccctctctctctctgtcgtggttatagtggatagttcagagtgacattcatttgtTTCATTATAGAATGGACGTtttggcggttgtcgttctttgcGTTCAATGAGGCCtccctctgatttagttcaaatcaaaagggaattgtatttttcttcattaaacagtccaaaatcatattacacaattatacaaacagtatcatactcactcattcatcttatacaacaattagatgtaaacctaatatctgaggctattatataaacagcgttatggtaatgtggccacaccatctcccatgagcttccccaagttgtgacaaacggaccagttcgtagctggattcttcaccgatcttttatactttctccgaaACATGAAATtggttcgtacctcaagttctgtgaggtggaaggaattcctTTGTCCTCTATGAAATTTTACTCTGCCTCttatactgtgtgtccatgagaAGATCTtcaggaatttacgacgtctctctgaccacagcaacctagttgaaggaggcaagggggaggcagggagagggggatggggcttgctatacccaaagaggccaacgtcatggcACCCTAGATTGGAAACTgttatggtcaaaacatattaatGCTGTAGTAGCtcagatggggagaagtctgtctataataaaattatgctctgccttcttaacaacactatcaacaaggcagtacctacaggccctagttttgtcgcaccctctactgtccagtcatgtggtcaggtgccacaaaaaaaggaCAAAAAATTCAATTGGCGTAGAACAGGGCAggacggctggcccttggatgtacacagagagataatattaataatatgcatgtcaatctctcctggctgaaagtggaggagagattgacttcatcactacttttatttatgagaggtattgacatgttgaatgcaccgagctgtctgtctaactactggcacacagctcggacagccatgcataccccacaagacatgccacaagaggtctcttcacagtccccaagtccagaacagactaagggaggcgcacagtactacatagagccatgactacatggaactctattcaacatcaagtaactcatgccagcagtaaaattagatttaaaaaacagattaaaaaacacttctggaacagcggggactgtgaagcaacacaaacattggcacagacacatgcacacacacacacgataacatacgcactatacatacacatggatttagtagtgtagatatgtggtaggggggagtatgggcctgagggcacacaaatctgtgaatgtattgtaatgtttttaaaatggtatagactgccttaattttgctggaccccaggaagagctaatggggatccataataaatacaaactaAAAACACATACTATTTATGGTTAGATTAGAGATCAGAGGCTGCCCATTCTCATTTATTTTTTCCACTAAATGGTCTTTTGAGCAATCACATCAGATCtctttcacatcagatctttttcagagctgatctgattggtcaaaataccaattagtaaAAACAAAAGaactgaattgggctgcctgtctaaatattttatttctgtctttctctgtctccctttctgtcactTCCTTTCTTCCCTTTTATCGATCAGATCGTCGGCCAACTAAGGTAACCACAAGTTGCTGCACAAGAGTGTCTGACTCTCACATCAAATTTAGACTGCAAGGATACCACATCCAAAACGCCATGCCACCCTGTGTTGATGCCATCGTGTAAGtctcgaacacacacacatttaactcGGTGGTGTATGTTTTATGTGTAACGGATGTCGTCTTCTGAAGAGGAGGAATCGGACCGAAGCGCAGTGTGGTAAATGTTCATGACTTTTTATTAAacagaacactgaaacaaaaatgacaaagtgaataaatgaaaccgaaacagtcctgtcaggtgcaaaacactaaacagaaaacaactacccacaaaaaccatgtGAGAAAACGTATGTatgtttcccaatcagagacaacgatagacagctgtcactgattgagaaccatacccggccaaaacaaagaaatacaaaatcatagaaaaaagaacatagaatgcccacccaaatcacaccctgaccaaaccaaaatagaggcataaaaagctctaaggtcagggcgtgacattatgATTAACTTCTCATGGTATGATTGTGGTAACATACTGAAACTCAAGTCCTTTAGTTcatccgacctagaatacctcacaagaTAATTATTTTCAGTTTTAGTCAGATCCATGTATATTCCctctcaagccgataccacgatggccatcaaggaactacactggactttgtgcaaacCACATATcatgaggccgcatttattgtagctgggggtTGTAACAAAGCAGATTTGAGGAAAAAATGTAAGTTctaccaacacattgactgtagaaCTCGCGCTGCTAAAACACTTGATCACTGCTACTCGCCCTTCCGGGATGGCTGCAGGCCCCCCCTCCCTTgggcaaatcagatcacgacttaattttgctcctcccttcctatacgcagaaactcaaacaggaagtagctGTGCTAaagtctattcaacgctggtctgaccaattggaatccaAGCTTCAAGATTGTTGGTAGCCTCCGAGAATAACATtgatacatacactaccggtaaaacgttttagaacacctacacattcaagggtttttcttaatgtttttttttttaccattatctacattgtagaataatagtggagatatgaaaactatgaaataacacatatggaatcatgaagtaaccaaaaaagtgtgaaacaaatcaaagtatatttttagattttagattcttcaaatagccaccctttgtcttgatgacagctttgcacactcttggcattctctcaatcagcttcaccaagaatgcttttccaacagtcttgaaggagttcccacatatgctggcacttgttggctgcttcttcttcactctgcagtctgactcatcccaaaccatctcaatttggttgaggtcgaggaattgtggaggccaggtcatctgatgcagcactccatcactctccttcttggtcaaatagcccttacacagcctggaggtgtgttgggtcattgtccagttgaaaaacaaatgattgtcccactaagcgtaaaccagatgggatggcgcattgctgcagaattctgtggtagtcatgctggttaagtgtgccttaaattctaaataaatcacagacagtgtcaccagcaaagcaccccaatggcataacacctccgccttcatgcttcacggtgggaaatacacatgcggagatcatccgttcacccacaacccgtctcacaaagacacggtggttagaaccaaaaatctcaaatttggactccagaccaaaacacaaatttccaccggtctaatgtccattgctcgtgtttcttggcccaaccaagtctcttattattattggtgtccttcaaccatgaaggcctgattcacacagtctcctctgaacagttaaagTTGAGATGtgactgttacttgaactctgtgaagcatttatttgggctgcaatttccgaGGCTGGaaattctaatgaacttatcctctgcagcagaggtaactctgagtcttccattcctgtgtcggtcctcatgagagacagtttcatcatagcgcttgatggtttttgcgacttcacttgaagaaactttcaaagttcttgaatttttctgcattgactgaccttcatgtcttaaagtaatgatggactgtggtttctctttgcttatttgagctgttcttgctataatatggacttggtattttaccaaaaagggctatgttctgtatacccctctaccttttcacaacacaactgattggctcaaacgcattaagaaggaaagaaattccacaaattaacttttaagaaggcacacctgttaattgaaatgcattccaggtgactccctcatgaagctggttgagagaatactaagagtgtgcaaagctgtcatcaaggcaaaaggtggctatttgaagaatctcaaatatagagtatatttagatttatttaacacttttttggtttctacatgattccatgtgtgttatttcatagttttgatatcttcactattattctacaatgtagaaaataataaaaataaagaaaaacccttgaatgagttggtgttttataacttttgaccggtagtgtacactgacacggtgactgagtttgCCAGGAAGTGCATTGGCGATGTTGTTCCCGCTGTGACCATTAATATCTACCCAACCCAGAAACAGTGGATAGACGGCAACATTTGTggaaaactgaaagcgcgaaccaccccaccccatggcaaggtgactgggaatatggttgaatgcaaacagtgtagttattccttcTGTAAAGCAAttaaacaggcaaaacgtcagttcagagacaaagtggagtcgcaattcaatgactcagacacgagacatatgtgggaagggtctacagacaatcacggattacaaaggtaaaaccagccacgtcacagacaccgacgtcttgctcctggacaagctaaacaccttcttcgccagCTTTGAGGATAGCACAGTGCCACCgcccgctcccaaggactgtgggctcttgttctccgtggccaacgtgagtaagacattcaagtgtgttaaccctcacaaggctgcctcctcagagcatgcgcagagcagctggctggagtgtttacaaacatattcaatctctccctatcccagtcggctgttcccacttgcttcaagatgtccaccattgttcctgtacccaagaaagcaaaggtaactgaactcaATGACTATCGCCGTGTAGCACTCATTGcattaagtgctttgagaggctagtaaAGGATCACATCACCTCTACCTTAACTGACACCCAAGACCCACTTCTATTTGCTTcgtgccccaatagatccacagacgatgcattcgccatcacactgccctatcccatctggacaagaggaatacctatgtaagaaggcTGTTCATTGACAATAGCTCATCTTTCAACAACATAggaccctccaagctcatcattaagctcggggctcTGGGTCTGAACCCGACCCGGTGCAacttggtcctggacttcctgacgggctgtccgcaggtggtgaaggtaggaaacaacacctccactttgctgattctcaacacagggATCCCACAAGGCTGCATACTCAGCCatctcctgcactccctgttgaCCCATGACTTTcaggccatgcacgcctccaactcaatcatcaagtttgcagacgacaacagcagtaggcctgattaccaacaacgaggagacagcccacagggaggaggtgagggccctggcatgGTGGTGTCAGGTAAATTACCTCTCCCTcgatgtcaacaaaacaaaggagatgatcgtagacttcagaaaacagcagagTGAGCACgctcctatccacatcgacgggactacagtggagaaggtggaaagattcaagttcctcggcgtacacatcactgacaatctgaaatcgTCTACccatacagacagtgtggtgaagaaggcgcaacagcgccttgGTCCCTAAGagcctcacaaacttttacagatgcacaaatgagagcatcctgtcgggctgtatcactgcctggtacggcaactccaATGCCCGTAACCACAGggccctccagagggtggtgggGTCTGCcaaacgcatcactgggggcacactgcctgcccaccaggacatctacagcagccgttgtcacaggaaggcaaaaaagattatcaaggacatcaaccacccaagccatggcctgttcatccccgctaccatccagaaggcgaggtcagtacaggtgcatcaaagttgggaccgagagactgaaaaaaggCCATCAGACTTTTAAATAGCTATCACTTGTCACCTACCACCCgattactcaaccctgcaccttagaggctgctgccctatgtacataaaCATGAATCACTGGTCATTTTAATaacggaacactagtcactttaatcatgtttacatactgctttactcatttcatatgcatatactgtaatcTATTCTAATCTATTTGTCattgccactccgacattgcacatcctaatatttctatatttcttaattcctttctttaacttttagatttgtgtgtattgttgtgaatagtGAGATACTATTGCACTGTTagagcaaggaacacaagcatttctctaaaCCCgatataacatctgctaaatatgtgtatgtgaacaatacaatttaatttgatacATTAGTAGTAATATTCTCTGTTTTGTTTCAGCTTCTACACAGTGAAAGGAGGGAAGATCTGCTCTGATCCCAAAGCACCCTGGGTCAACAAAAGAAAGCAATGTAAGGAGCtaactttctcacacacacacacacacacacacacacacacacacacacacacacacacacacacacacacacacacacacacacacacacacacacacacacacacacacacacacacacacacacacacacacacacacacacacacacacacacacacacacagtcttgtacaccTAACCTTGTGGGGATGCagaattcagtcccattcaaaatgttAGTTtctctaactctaaacctaaacaCAACACTAACctgtactctaaccctaaccttaaaccctaaacctaacattaGCTCCTAGATCCTAACCCTTAAcgtaattctaaccttaaccataaacgaaacactagctcctaaccctaacccttaatgtaattctaaccctacccctagcccctaaccctaccctaaccctagatcctaaccctaacactagctcctaaccctaaacgtaattctaaccctaacccttaatgcaattctaaccctaacactaattctaaccttaactcttaaACCCCCTACAGATAGCATTTGACctcgtggggactaacaaaatgtccccagttggtcaaatttgggtttgtttactattcttgtgagcACACAACAACCCTGCCCACACAACAACCCTGCCCACACAACAACCCTGCCCACACAACAACCCTTTCCACACAACAACCCTGCCCACACAACAACCCTGCCCACACAACAACCCTTTCCACACAACAACCCTTTCCACACAACAACCCTGCCCACACAACAAACATGCCCACACAACAAACCTGCCCACACAACAACCCTGCCCACACAACAACCCTGTCCACACAACAACCCTGTCCACACAACAACCCTGCCCACACAACAACCCTGCCCACACAACAACCCAGtcttatctttctgtctctctctagatttGAATGTGATGAAAAAGCAAAGAAGACATGTTTGACCATGACTGGAACCCTCTCCACTGTAAACACC is a window encoding:
- the LOC115131077 gene encoding eotaxin-like → MSVFQSRTLSLALLITMCVYLTSVSANYRRPTKVTTSCCTRVSDSHIKFRLQGYHIQNAMPPCVDAIVFYTVKGGKICSDPKAPWVNKRKQYLNVMKKQRRHV